DNA sequence from the Amycolatopsis sp. Hca4 genome:
CGGCCCGCGACGGCGGCGTCGGCCTCACCGAGACGGAGCTGAAGTCCACCGCGGGCCTGGTGCTGGCGGCCGGGTTCGAGACGACCGTCAACCTGCTCGGCAGCGGCATCGCGCTGCTCGCGCAGGATCCCGGGCAGCTCGCCGTGCTGCGCGAACGGCCGGAGCTGTGGGGCAACGCCGTCGAGGAAGTGCTCCGGTACGACCCGCCGGTGCTGCTGACCGGCCGGGTGGCCACGCGCGCGACCGAGGTCGCCGGGGTGCCGTTGCCCGGCGGGGCGCTGGTCACGACCGTGCTGGCGGGCGCGAACCGCGACCCGGGCGTCTTCGCCGATCCGGGCGTCTTCGACGTCACCCGGTCCGGGGCGCGCGACCACGTGTCGTTCGGCGCCGGCCGCCACCACTGCCTCGGCGCGTCGCTGGCGCGCATGGAGGGCGAGATCGGGTTGCGCACGATCTTCGACCGGTTCCCCGGCCTGCGTGTGCTGCCCGGCGGCCGCCGCCGGTCGACGCGCATCCTGCGTGGCTACGAAACCCTGCCGGCGGTGCTGACGCCGTGACGGCCCGCCGGGGCCGGCCGCCCCAGAGCGTCCTGTCACGCGAACGGATCCTGCTCGCCGGGCTGGCGCTGGTCGACGAAGAGGGCCTGGCCGCGGTGAGCATGCGCAAGCTGGCGCGGCGGCTCGATGTCGACCCGATGAGCCTGTACAACCACGTCGACGGCAAGGACGCGCTGCTCGACGGGATCGCCGAGGTCCTGCTCGCGGCGATCCCGGCGGCGCCGGTCGGAGCGGACCTGCGGGAGACGATGTCGGCGCTGGCGCACGGCTTCCGCGCCGCGATGCTCGGCCACCCCCGGGCGGCGCCACTGGTGCTCACCCGCCGGCTCGCGTCGCTGACGGCGCTCACCCCGCTGGAGGCGGTGCTCGCGCCGCTGCTCGCGGCGGGGTACCCGCCGGACCGGGCGGTGCACGGGCTGCGGGCCGTGCTGGCGTTCCTGATCGGCACGCTGATGCGCGAGGTCGACGCCGCACCGACGTTCGGCGGCAGCGTCCAGCGGCTCGCGGACCTTTCGGCGTCCGGGCTGCCGGCGGTCACCGTGGCGGCGCCCTACCTGGCGGTGTGCGACCACGAGGCGGAGTTCGAATTCGGCCTGCGGATCATGCTGGACGCGCTGGAGAGGCCCTAGCGGATCCGTTCGTGCAGCGCGGCCATCCGCCGATCGAGGTCGGCCGCCGTCCGCGCCGCGGCGGCGAGTTCGCCGGCGAAGTCGGCCGGGACGCTGTCGCGGTACTTGTAGGAGAGCTTGTGCTCGACCGCGGCCCAGAAGTCCATGGCGATGGTGCGCAGCTGGACCTCGACCTTGACCTTTTCCACCCGGTCGGAGAGGAAGACGGGGATGCGGACGATGAGGTGCAGGCTGCGGTAGCCGTTCGCCTTGGGGGTGGCGATGTAGTCCTTGGTGCGCAGCAGCTCGACGTCGTCCTGCGCGGTGAGCATCCGGGCGACTTCGTGCACGTCGGAGACGAACGGGCAGACGACCCGGATCCCGGCGATGTCGTCGAGCACGTGCGCGGCGGACACCCAGTCCCCGCCGAGCCCCCGCCGGCGCACTTTTTCCTTGATCGCCTCCGGCCGCTTGACCCGGCTCGTGATGTGCTCGATCGGGTCGTGCTGGTGGACGAAGTCGAATTCTTCGGAGAGGATCCGCAGCTTCGTCATCAGTTCTTCGATGGCGAACTTGTACATCAGCAGAAAGCGCGGAAGCTGCCCGGCGACGGCGAGCTCGTCGGCCGCCTCGCGCAGGTCCTCGGCCGCCGGGTCGGTGGTCACTGAAGCCTCGTGGTGCTGTCGTCGGTCGTTGTCCGGGCGCCAGGGTACTGCGCTCTGTGGGGAGAACGAACGGGGACGGGGTGAAGTTCCCGTGGGTCACCGGATCGGGTGGCGGGCCGCTGCTGCAGTGGGCTCGGCCACCGGGCTGCTGCTGAAAAGCCCCCGGCCCGGACCGGGGCGTGGGGCCGCCGGTCCGGGGTTCGGGGTCGGTCAGCGTCCCGCGGGTGCCTTTCCGGCCGCAGCCACCGCCTCGGCGACGCACTGGACCGCGGCCGCGCCGGCCTGTTCGGCCTCGTCCGCCTTGGTGCCGGCTTTGTTCTCGGCCTTGTTGTTCTGGGCGTTCATGTCCTGCGCGCCCTGGTCCTGCGCGTTCTCGTCCTTGGCCTTCTCTTCGGCGGCCATCCCCTGCTGCGCCGCGGCAGCGGGGTCGGCGGCCTGGGCGACGCAGTTCAGGATGCCCGCGCAGTCCTGCGCCGAGAGGACGATCCGGCCCGCGCCCTGCTGCTCGCCGGCCATGCCGTTCTGCTTCGCCGCATCCTTCTGACCGGCGGCTTCCTTCCCGGCGGCCTTGCCGTTGTCCGCCGCCATGCCGTTCTCGTCGGCCATGCCCTGCTGGTCGGCCATGCCGTTCTCCGCGGCCATCCCCCGCTGGTCGGCCATGCCGTTCTCGTCGGCCATGCCCTGCTGGTCGGCCATGCCGTTCTCCGCGGCCATCCCCCGCTGGTCGGCCATGCCGTTCTCGGCGGCCATGCCCTGCTGGTCGGCCATGCCGTTCTCCGCGGCCATCCCCCGCTGGTCGGCCATGCCGTTCTCGGCGGCGGCGCCGTTCTCCTCGGCCTTGCCGTTCTGGTTCGCCATGGCGTTGCCGTCCGCCAGGGCCGCCGCCTGGGCCACGCACTTCTGGACCACCTCGCAGGCCTGGGCGGCCGCAGCGTTCTGATCGGCCGCCTTCCCCGCTGCCCCCTTCTTGCCCGCCATGCCGTTCTTGCCGGCGCCCATACCGTTCTCGGCGTCCGCACCGCTTCCGGCCGCCATCCCGCTCTCATCAGTGGCGCCGCCGGCCATCCCGTCCTCGGCCGCGGCGCCCTTCTTGCCCGCGGCCTTCTTCCGCCCAGCCGCGTCCTCCCCCGCCACGTCCTGCGACGCCGCCACCGCCGCGCACTGCACCGCCACCTCGTTCGCCGCCGGCTGGTTCCCGCACCCCGCCGCCTTGCGGCGTTGCTCCAGCTGGTCCACCACCGCCTGGCGGTTCGCCATCCGCGCCTCCGACTGGGCGTCCGGAGCCGTGCGCTGGCTCGCGATGAACGTCAGGTTGATCTGCACCGCCGCGTCGAGACCGCCGCACTGTTCCGTGGCCGCGTTGCTCGCCGGGCTGGTCAGGGCGATGGCCGCGGCCGTTGCTCCGGCCACGCCCACCAGTGCGGCGAGTCCGATCGTCGCGGGTTTGCGGTGTCGTCCGGTCGTGCGCACGTGGGGCATCAGCCCCTCCTCTCGGGTCGCCACCTCACCCGTCCACACGGACAAATCGGCGAAGCGGTTCACCCGGAAGGAAAATTCCTCACGTGTCCACTGTGGACGTCAGAGTTCCGCCAGCTGCGGCACCGTCGGGGCCATGCCCTCGATCCACGCGGCAGGCGAGCCCGTCGTCGGCGTGACGATCGCCGTCTGGATGCCGAGCTTGGCGTAGTCGGCCATCGACCGGACGAAGTCGTCGCGGGTTTCCGGGTTGGGGCGGGGGTTGTTGGCCAGGATCGTCTTGCGGATCGCGTCGTAGTCGCGGCCGACGTCGTCGCAGTGGCGGCGCAGCACGTCCAGCTTGTGCGCGACGTCCTCCGGCGATGACCCGAACAGGTTGCAGGCGTCACCGTACTGGGCGACCAGCCGCAACGTCTTGCGTTCTCCCGAACCGCCGATGAGCACCTTCGGCCGGTTGATCGGCTGCGGCGAGCACAGCGTCTCGGCCAGCTGGTAGTACTTGCCCTCGAACGGGCCGTTGTTCGCCGGGTCCCACATCTGCGCGCAGATCCGCAGCGTCTCCTCCAGCCGCTCGAACCGCTCACCCAGCGGCGGGAACGGCACGCCCATCCCCCGGTGCTCGCGCTCGAACCACGCGGCCCCGACGCCGAGCACGGCCCGGCCACCCGAAAGGACGTCGAGCGTCGTGACGATCTTCGCCAGCAGGCCCGGGTGCCGGTAGGTCACGCCGGTGACGAGCAGGC
Encoded proteins:
- a CDS encoding TetR/AcrR family transcriptional regulator C-terminal domain-containing protein, which codes for MTARRGRPPQSVLSRERILLAGLALVDEEGLAAVSMRKLARRLDVDPMSLYNHVDGKDALLDGIAEVLLAAIPAAPVGADLRETMSALAHGFRAAMLGHPRAAPLVLTRRLASLTALTPLEAVLAPLLAAGYPPDRAVHGLRAVLAFLIGTLMREVDAAPTFGGSVQRLADLSASGLPAVTVAAPYLAVCDHEAEFEFGLRIMLDALERP
- a CDS encoding GTP pyrophosphokinase family protein, with product MTTDPAAEDLREAADELAVAGQLPRFLLMYKFAIEELMTKLRILSEEFDFVHQHDPIEHITSRVKRPEAIKEKVRRRGLGGDWVSAAHVLDDIAGIRVVCPFVSDVHEVARMLTAQDDVELLRTKDYIATPKANGYRSLHLIVRIPVFLSDRVEKVKVEVQLRTIAMDFWAAVEHKLSYKYRDSVPADFAGELAAAARTAADLDRRMAALHERIR
- a CDS encoding LLM class F420-dependent oxidoreductase, which gives rise to MELGFHLPIFDIDGGTPAIAGELARVGAAAEEAGATWLSFMDHYFQIEPTGLPAESNMLEGYTTLGYLAAHTSRIDLGLLVTGVTYRHPGLLAKIVTTLDVLSGGRAVLGVGAAWFEREHRGMGVPFPPLGERFERLEETLRICAQMWDPANNGPFEGKYYQLAETLCSPQPINRPKVLIGGSGERKTLRLVAQYGDACNLFGSSPEDVAHKLDVLRRHCDDVGRDYDAIRKTILANNPRPNPETRDDFVRSMADYAKLGIQTAIVTPTTGSPAAWIEGMAPTVPQLAEL